One Blastocatellia bacterium genomic window carries:
- a CDS encoding phosphoesterase, whose amino-acid sequence MNVKVLFHDRCFDGIASAVVFSRFYRERVNPRAEFAYAGLMHRAGRLFDDSLFDGDENAIVDFKYSSSDRLTWWFDHHDSAFLSPEDEAHFRRDRSGKKFLDPSYKSCTKLVADITASRFGFDPTPLEEVIRWADIIDGAQYPNPQAAIDLSEPAMKVMLVVEAGRDDHLAERLIRALQEKTLAEVVQEPPVAELLGPLAEWHERAIETIRRVVRCERGVAYFDVSEYGLEGYNKFIPYYLCPDVTYSIGVSLSPVRAKISVGSNPWAPYPRRHNLAKICERYGGGGHAAVAAISLPPEAIEQARAIAREIARELQRSE is encoded by the coding sequence ATGAACGTGAAGGTGCTCTTTCACGATCGGTGCTTCGATGGGATCGCGTCGGCGGTCGTCTTCTCCCGCTTCTATCGGGAGCGCGTGAATCCCCGCGCGGAATTCGCGTATGCCGGATTGATGCATCGCGCGGGTCGCCTCTTCGACGATTCGCTCTTCGATGGGGACGAGAACGCTATCGTGGACTTCAAATATAGCAGCTCCGACCGCCTGACCTGGTGGTTCGATCACCACGACAGCGCATTCCTCTCGCCGGAGGATGAGGCCCATTTCCGTCGAGATCGCAGTGGGAAGAAGTTCCTCGATCCGAGCTACAAATCGTGCACGAAGCTGGTCGCGGACATCACGGCGTCGCGCTTCGGCTTCGATCCGACGCCGCTGGAAGAAGTGATTCGGTGGGCGGACATCATTGATGGCGCTCAGTATCCGAATCCGCAAGCGGCCATTGATCTGAGCGAACCGGCCATGAAGGTGATGCTCGTCGTCGAAGCTGGACGAGACGATCACCTGGCGGAGCGATTGATCCGCGCGCTGCAGGAGAAGACGCTCGCGGAGGTCGTTCAAGAGCCTCCGGTCGCCGAGTTGCTCGGGCCACTAGCGGAATGGCACGAGCGCGCTATTGAGACCATTCGCCGCGTCGTGCGGTGCGAGCGTGGCGTCGCCTACTTCGACGTGAGCGAATACGGGCTGGAGGGGTACAACAAGTTCATCCCCTATTACCTCTGCCCGGATGTGACGTACAGCATCGGCGTGAGCCTCTCTCCCGTGCGGGCGAAAATCTCGGTGGGCTCGAATCCATGGGCGCCCTATCCGCGCCGCCATAATTTGGCCAAGATCTGCGAGCGCTATGGCGGAGGCGGTCATGCCGCCGTCGCGGCGATCTCGCTGCCCCCGGAGGCGATCGAACAAGCGCGCGCGATCGCGCGGGAGATCGCGCGCGAGCTGCAACGCTCAGAGTGA
- a CDS encoding pyridoxamine 5'-phosphate oxidase family protein, which produces MRRVPRSLREFCAAQKIMRLAFTDARGYPHVLPLWFVAMGNEFFFGTDRESAKGRAILKNPRVGWVIDGGTSVRTYKGVSFWGRAEEVTDPRLWRKVWRALGTKYYGSPKSRAFQQLYTPETLIIRLKPEGVFFWDYSAE; this is translated from the coding sequence ATGCGACGCGTGCCGCGAAGCTTGCGTGAGTTCTGCGCCGCGCAAAAGATCATGCGCTTGGCGTTCACTGATGCTCGAGGATACCCCCATGTCCTCCCCCTCTGGTTCGTCGCCATGGGGAACGAGTTCTTCTTCGGCACGGACCGCGAGAGCGCGAAAGGACGCGCCATTTTGAAGAATCCTCGGGTCGGATGGGTCATTGATGGGGGGACGAGCGTGCGCACATATAAGGGTGTCTCCTTCTGGGGTCGGGCGGAGGAGGTCACCGATCCGCGTCTGTGGCGCAAAGTCTGGCGCGCGTTGGGCACGAAGTACTATGGTTCACCCAAGAGCCGCGCCTTCCAGCAACTGTACACGCCGGAGACGCTCATCATTCGCCTGAAGCCCGAAGGGGTCTTCTTCTGGGACTACAGCGCCGAATGA
- the folD gene encoding bifunctional methylenetetrahydrofolate dehydrogenase/methenyltetrahydrofolate cyclohydrolase FolD, producing the protein MTAQRLDGAAIAQQIKSEVAREVAALAERGIRPGLAAILVGTNPASRVYVNSKVKTCGELGIYSEKHELPETTTTEELLHLIARLNAREDIDGILVQLPLPRHIDTQRVLDAVDPAKDVDGFHPVNVGRLVRNQEALEPCTPAGIIELLERMRIPIEGQRAVVIGRSDIVGKPLALMLLHRHATVTICHSRTPHLAEIARQADILIAAIGRTALVTAEYVKPGAVVIDVGINKVTDRAEVERLFGPDEKRLGELESKGYTLVGDVHPTSVAAVAGYLTPVPGGVGPLTIAMLMKNTVKAARWRRAAVRSATA; encoded by the coding sequence ATGACCGCACAGAGACTCGATGGCGCAGCGATCGCCCAACAGATCAAGAGCGAGGTCGCGCGAGAAGTCGCGGCGCTCGCCGAACGCGGCATTCGCCCTGGTTTGGCCGCGATCCTCGTTGGCACGAATCCCGCTTCCCGCGTCTACGTCAACAGCAAGGTGAAGACCTGTGGGGAACTGGGCATCTATTCCGAGAAGCACGAGCTGCCGGAGACGACGACGACCGAGGAATTGCTCCACCTGATCGCTCGCTTGAACGCTCGCGAGGACATTGACGGCATCCTCGTGCAACTGCCCCTGCCGCGCCATATTGACACGCAACGGGTGCTCGACGCCGTGGATCCCGCCAAAGACGTGGACGGCTTTCATCCGGTGAACGTCGGGCGCCTGGTGCGGAATCAAGAGGCGTTGGAGCCATGCACGCCCGCAGGCATCATCGAGCTGCTGGAGCGCATGCGGATCCCCATCGAGGGACAACGGGCTGTCGTCATCGGACGCAGCGATATCGTGGGGAAGCCGCTGGCCTTGATGCTCCTGCATCGGCATGCGACGGTCACGATCTGTCACAGTCGCACGCCGCACTTGGCGGAGATCGCGCGCCAGGCGGACATCCTCATCGCCGCGATCGGACGAACGGCTCTGGTCACTGCCGAATATGTCAAGCCCGGTGCCGTCGTCATTGATGTGGGCATCAACAAAGTGACCGATCGCGCGGAGGTCGAGCGCTTGTTCGGACCGGACGAAAAGCGCTTGGGCGAACTGGAATCGAAGGGATATACGCTCGTCGGGGACGTGCATCCGACGAGCGTCGCAGCCGTCGCCGGCTACCTAACACCGGTGCCCGGAGGTGTTGGCCCACTCACGATCGCCATGCTCATGAAAAACACGGTCAAGGCCGCGCGATGGCGACGGGCGGCGGTTCGTTCGGCGACCGCCTGA
- a CDS encoding HDIG domain-containing protein — MPTREDAYALLCEYTKSESLIKHALAVEAVMRAFARHYGEDEETWGIAGLLHDFDYERYPNPPDHPLRGAEVLRERGYSEEIVRAILGHADYTGVPRDTLLAKVLYAVDELTGFIIACTLVRPSRSLDDLPVASVKKKLKDKAFARGVDRAIVYRGAQELGVDLDELIAFIISALRPIGEQLGLNRLSSEETATS, encoded by the coding sequence ATGCCCACGCGCGAAGACGCGTACGCGTTGCTCTGCGAGTATACGAAGAGCGAGAGCTTGATCAAGCATGCCCTCGCCGTTGAGGCCGTCATGCGCGCGTTCGCGCGGCACTATGGCGAGGACGAGGAGACGTGGGGGATCGCGGGCTTGCTGCACGATTTCGACTACGAGCGATATCCGAATCCTCCCGATCATCCCCTGCGCGGAGCTGAGGTGCTGCGCGAGCGCGGGTATTCGGAAGAGATCGTGCGCGCTATCCTCGGGCACGCCGATTATACGGGGGTTCCCCGCGACACGCTGCTGGCGAAGGTCCTTTACGCCGTGGATGAGCTGACGGGTTTCATCATCGCCTGCACACTCGTGCGCCCATCGCGGAGTTTGGATGATCTGCCTGTCGCCTCGGTCAAGAAGAAGCTCAAGGACAAGGCCTTCGCGCGCGGCGTGGATCGCGCCATCGTCTATCGTGGTGCCCAAGAGTTGGGCGTGGACCTGGACGAGCTGATCGCCTTCATCATCTCGGCTCTGCGCCCCATCGGCGAACAGTTAGGGTTGAATCGATTGTCTTCGGAGGAGACAGCTACCTCATGA
- a CDS encoding tetratricopeptide repeat protein, whose amino-acid sequence MKRSIPADGMNGARERRDTSQRRAMLLLGLVVIVGSFTWPTTRIVGASREATSKVLAKRERLQQLVEREEFAQAERLLREIEREAPTLFPKGVYEYARARLRQRMNDLESAARAFHRVLESTTLLSPYAAWHLAEIARERGAWEEERALLLQALKSRPAFWLEERIRWRLAENAWRRGAWEEAIERYQEFAAHSPEFAPVARLNIARAHARRGRMEEARALLLTLSDERSASGRSSAARPIRSEDLLGSPNEVALQAVRELDALDRARQIELTPEEHRRRARLYRMNRAFEEARGHYGQLIARFPDHARVPEALLEIGRSYYAEGEFDRAVEWFERVAERFPHTPEGEQGAYLVGHAHARAGRWSAAIARYEAFIAAYPQSEALAGAHVNLIDALRSAGREEEALLWCQRTRSRFAGRPAAIAALFSEARIRIGRGEFSAALAVLDELLREDLNQTGPQMPDRQEVMYWRGRVLEALGRWDEAISIYLSLPEERGSYYGRRATERLRALWEHPRAKEIVRRHFLRWNARASSALLRRDYLQAKTNFQHALRLAHDEPTRQQLRRQLNVVLARLPVPGYASLLKQAKLALACDASTRPRATMDVQRARAEALLCLGIYDEGAWELAEAWGWEGVIPRASSRRESTARARALDLWQLYRLAVFFERGGYAYEALRLVETHLAPLIPKDHPLDQLPTEVARLLYPVPYRRWLHEHIVRRGLDPALALAMIREESRFRPDAKSPAAARGLAQFIPETARRLAERAGLQSFEDQDAYRPEISLRLLGVWLEEHVRRFSGQLPLILAAYNAGEENALRWLARARSDDPDRFISEIGFRETKMYVQRVLAHYWAYRELIAKPTRRSEREDVVGDR is encoded by the coding sequence GTGAAGAGAAGCATTCCAGCCGATGGGATGAACGGCGCGCGCGAGCGGAGGGATACGAGTCAACGGCGCGCCATGCTACTCCTCGGCCTCGTTGTGATCGTCGGTTCGTTCACCTGGCCAACTACGAGGATAGTGGGCGCGTCGCGGGAGGCGACGTCGAAGGTTCTCGCCAAGCGCGAACGATTGCAGCAGCTCGTAGAGCGGGAGGAGTTCGCCCAGGCCGAACGCCTGCTGCGAGAGATCGAGCGCGAAGCGCCCACGCTCTTCCCCAAGGGCGTTTACGAATACGCGCGAGCGCGACTGCGACAACGAATGAATGATCTGGAGAGCGCTGCTCGGGCGTTCCACCGCGTGCTGGAGTCGACCACGCTCTTGAGTCCATATGCCGCGTGGCATCTGGCGGAGATCGCGCGCGAGAGAGGCGCCTGGGAGGAAGAGCGCGCCCTCTTGCTTCAGGCTTTGAAGAGCCGACCAGCCTTCTGGCTCGAAGAACGCATCCGGTGGCGGCTCGCGGAGAATGCGTGGCGTCGTGGGGCATGGGAGGAAGCGATCGAACGGTATCAGGAGTTCGCCGCTCATTCTCCGGAATTTGCTCCCGTAGCGCGATTGAACATCGCGCGGGCTCATGCGCGCCGAGGACGGATGGAGGAAGCGCGCGCGCTCTTGCTAACCCTCTCGGATGAACGATCCGCTTCTGGGCGATCGAGCGCCGCTCGTCCGATCCGTTCTGAGGACCTTCTGGGATCGCCGAACGAGGTCGCGCTGCAAGCCGTTCGAGAACTCGATGCGCTGGATCGAGCGCGCCAAATCGAGTTGACTCCCGAAGAGCATCGGCGACGGGCGCGCCTCTATCGCATGAACCGCGCGTTCGAGGAAGCGCGAGGGCATTATGGGCAATTGATCGCGCGATTCCCCGATCACGCGCGGGTGCCGGAAGCGCTCCTGGAGATCGGACGAAGCTATTATGCCGAGGGCGAATTCGATCGCGCCGTTGAGTGGTTCGAACGTGTCGCCGAGCGCTTTCCGCACACGCCTGAGGGGGAGCAAGGGGCTTATCTCGTTGGGCATGCCCACGCGCGAGCCGGACGCTGGTCAGCGGCCATCGCGCGCTACGAAGCGTTCATCGCGGCTTATCCTCAGAGCGAGGCATTGGCTGGCGCGCATGTGAATCTGATTGACGCTTTGCGCTCGGCGGGGCGCGAGGAGGAGGCGTTGCTCTGGTGCCAGCGCACGCGCTCGCGCTTCGCCGGACGGCCGGCGGCCATCGCCGCGCTTTTCTCCGAAGCGCGCATCCGGATCGGACGAGGTGAGTTCTCTGCTGCATTGGCTGTTCTCGATGAGCTGCTTCGAGAGGATCTCAATCAGACGGGCCCGCAGATGCCCGATCGTCAAGAGGTCATGTACTGGCGAGGGCGCGTCCTAGAAGCGTTGGGGAGATGGGACGAGGCGATCAGCATCTATCTCTCACTGCCCGAGGAGCGCGGTTCGTACTACGGGCGGCGAGCGACGGAACGTTTGCGCGCTTTGTGGGAGCATCCTCGGGCGAAGGAGATTGTCCGACGGCACTTTCTGAGATGGAACGCGCGGGCGTCCTCGGCCCTGCTCCGGCGCGACTATCTGCAGGCGAAGACGAACTTTCAGCACGCGCTTCGACTCGCCCACGATGAACCGACGCGGCAGCAGTTGCGGCGTCAACTCAACGTCGTCCTCGCGCGGCTTCCCGTTCCCGGATACGCGTCCCTCCTCAAGCAGGCGAAGCTCGCCCTCGCGTGTGATGCTTCGACGCGCCCGCGCGCGACGATGGATGTTCAGCGCGCCCGCGCCGAAGCCTTGCTCTGCCTCGGGATCTATGATGAAGGCGCGTGGGAACTCGCCGAAGCGTGGGGATGGGAAGGGGTGATCCCGCGAGCGTCGTCGCGCCGAGAGTCGACCGCTCGTGCGCGTGCCCTCGATCTCTGGCAGCTTTACAGGCTCGCCGTTTTCTTCGAGCGCGGGGGGTACGCCTATGAAGCGTTGCGATTGGTGGAAACGCATCTGGCCCCGCTCATTCCGAAGGACCATCCGCTTGATCAGTTGCCGACGGAGGTAGCACGCTTGCTCTATCCTGTGCCTTATCGCCGGTGGCTTCACGAGCACATCGTTCGACGTGGATTGGATCCGGCGCTCGCCCTCGCGATGATCCGGGAGGAGAGCCGATTCCGACCGGACGCGAAGTCGCCGGCGGCCGCGCGCGGTCTCGCCCAATTCATCCCAGAGACGGCGCGGCGGTTGGCGGAACGAGCGGGCCTTCAGTCGTTCGAGGATCAGGACGCGTATCGTCCGGAAATCTCCCTCCGCCTACTCGGCGTGTGGCTGGAGGAGCATGTGCGCCGGTTCTCCGGACAACTCCCGCTCATCCTCGCGGCCTACAATGCTGGTGAGGAGAATGCGCTTCGATGGCTTGCCCGCGCACGCTCGGATGATCCCGATCGGTTCATCAGCGAGATCGGATTCCGCGAGACGAAGATGTACGTGCAACGTGTCCTGGCTCATTATTGGGCATATCGAGAACTCATCGCGAAGCCAACAAGGAGGTCAGAGCGCGAAGATGTGGTGGGTGATCGGTAG
- a CDS encoding nuclear transport factor 2 family protein produces MWWVIGSILWLMSLAAAGEVQRPRPAPPEGEVRRLIEMFRRGWERNDAEALRQACAPGIVMLSFGRRDRGIEDVLEHLRVVFQHFPQAELQLEDIELRVLGTVAWAQAEARYVQKTAHGMALAYTGYASFLLERQRSGWRIAQVDLNVRPATPTPSVATAEGASLEGAWLLESAKDLATGRRLSQGAMLLFTRSRFALFVVAPDRRPPREKPLTDYSKRELLELVREVEGSVGEYRREGDRLYLVPVFAFFPQMTGEPQIFQNVRLNRETLSVEWEVRGRRLLMTWRRVE; encoded by the coding sequence ATGTGGTGGGTGATCGGTAGCATCTTGTGGCTGATGTCTCTCGCAGCAGCGGGCGAAGTGCAGCGTCCGCGTCCCGCTCCCCCGGAAGGAGAGGTGCGTCGTCTCATCGAGATGTTTCGCCGCGGATGGGAACGGAATGATGCAGAGGCGCTGCGACAAGCGTGCGCTCCCGGGATCGTGATGCTCAGCTTCGGGCGACGGGATCGAGGGATCGAGGACGTCCTGGAGCATCTGCGCGTCGTGTTTCAGCATTTCCCTCAAGCCGAGCTGCAGTTGGAGGACATCGAGCTTCGCGTGTTGGGCACCGTCGCGTGGGCGCAGGCGGAAGCGCGCTACGTGCAGAAGACGGCGCACGGGATGGCGCTCGCTTACACGGGCTATGCCTCGTTTCTGCTGGAGCGACAACGCAGCGGATGGCGCATCGCACAGGTGGATTTGAACGTGCGACCGGCGACGCCAACGCCATCGGTCGCGACTGCCGAAGGCGCCTCTCTGGAGGGAGCGTGGCTGCTCGAATCGGCGAAAGACCTTGCGACGGGACGTCGGCTGTCGCAAGGCGCGATGCTGCTCTTCACGCGCTCGCGATTCGCGCTTTTTGTGGTCGCGCCAGATCGCCGTCCGCCACGCGAGAAGCCGCTCACCGATTATTCGAAGAGGGAATTGCTGGAGCTGGTGCGCGAGGTCGAGGGGAGCGTAGGGGAGTACCGTCGCGAAGGAGATCGTCTCTATCTTGTCCCCGTCTTCGCCTTTTTCCCACAGATGACGGGCGAACCGCAAATTTTCCAGAACGTGCGGCTGAATCGAGAGACGTTGAGCGTAGAATGGGAGGTGCGCGGACGACGCCTGCTGATGACGTGGAGGCGCGTGGAATGA
- a CDS encoding YraN family protein, whose product MKAGERTPADLGALGERFALEFLKRREGYHIVATNVVLPIGRNLRGALVLGELDIVAYDGDVLVFVEVKTRTSEDIARAEAGVDRRQRRALSRAARAYRHWLRLGSAAYRFDLVTVIFGDGASPEIILTRGAFEDRPVRPRFSASWYQE is encoded by the coding sequence ATGAAGGCCGGCGAACGGACGCCTGCGGATCTCGGAGCGCTCGGCGAGCGCTTCGCCCTCGAATTTTTGAAGCGACGCGAGGGGTATCACATCGTCGCGACCAACGTCGTCCTCCCCATCGGGCGGAATCTCCGAGGAGCGCTCGTTCTTGGGGAGCTGGACATCGTTGCCTACGATGGCGACGTGCTCGTCTTCGTGGAGGTGAAGACGCGGACATCCGAAGACATCGCGCGAGCTGAGGCGGGTGTGGATCGGCGTCAGCGTCGCGCGCTCTCTCGTGCCGCGCGCGCCTATCGCCATTGGCTACGTCTCGGGTCTGCCGCTTATCGGTTCGATCTCGTCACGGTCATCTTCGGCGATGGGGCATCGCCGGAGATCATCCTGACGCGCGGCGCCTTCGAGGATCGGCCCGTTCGACCGCGCTTCTCCGCGAGTTGGTACCAGGAGTGA
- a CDS encoding polyprenyl synthetase family protein has protein sequence MTQQGANNLERATRAGTTSASEIFVLVREELAAFEHEFSRQIASEVPLIAEIGRYVKDGGGKRIRPALLLLSAKLWGRPITPSAIRLAVVVEFIHTATLVHDDIIDGAEMRRGRPSVNARWGNQITVLMGDWLYMRAFEMALEERSFEILDLLTRITRKMTEGELIQLGHIGDLFITRERYFEILQRKTAYLFSACAEIGGILGGASPVEQQALRDYGMHLGTAFQLIDDVLDFVADDESLGKPAGNDLREGKLTLPVILLVERGEPKYLEMVRAVLADGDYRKVTRQELVAVLEAEGCLERAREEARAYAHRASACLRVVAPSPYRDALDRIAEFTVERTR, from the coding sequence ATGACACAACAGGGGGCGAATAATCTGGAGCGGGCGACCCGAGCGGGGACGACTTCGGCATCGGAGATCTTCGTCCTGGTTCGCGAGGAGCTGGCCGCGTTCGAGCATGAGTTCTCTCGCCAAATCGCTTCCGAGGTGCCCCTGATCGCCGAGATCGGACGATATGTGAAGGACGGTGGAGGGAAGCGCATTCGACCGGCGTTGTTGCTGTTGTCGGCGAAGCTCTGGGGACGTCCCATCACACCTTCGGCGATCCGGCTCGCCGTCGTCGTCGAATTCATCCATACGGCCACGCTCGTGCATGATGACATCATCGATGGCGCGGAGATGCGGCGTGGACGCCCCTCGGTGAACGCGCGGTGGGGGAATCAAATCACCGTGCTCATGGGCGACTGGCTCTACATGCGCGCGTTCGAGATGGCGCTCGAGGAGCGGAGCTTCGAGATCCTCGACCTACTCACGCGAATCACGCGGAAGATGACGGAGGGTGAGCTGATTCAGCTCGGCCACATCGGCGACCTCTTCATCACGCGGGAGCGATATTTCGAGATCCTCCAGCGGAAGACGGCCTATCTCTTCAGCGCATGTGCGGAGATCGGGGGGATCCTCGGCGGAGCATCGCCGGTCGAGCAGCAGGCTTTGCGCGACTATGGGATGCATCTCGGCACGGCTTTCCAATTGATTGACGATGTACTCGATTTCGTCGCCGATGATGAGAGCCTGGGCAAGCCCGCGGGCAATGATCTGCGCGAAGGGAAGCTGACGCTCCCCGTGATCCTGTTGGTCGAGCGCGGGGAACCGAAGTATCTGGAGATGGTGCGCGCAGTGCTTGCCGACGGCGATTATCGAAAGGTGACGCGGCAGGAGTTGGTCGCCGTGTTGGAAGCGGAAGGCTGTTTGGAACGCGCCCGTGAAGAAGCGCGCGCGTATGCTCACCGGGCTTCGGCCTGTCTGCGCGTGGTGGCGCCTTCTCCGTATCGAGATGCTCTGGATCGCATCGCGGAGTTCACCGTCGAGCGGACGCGGTGA
- a CDS encoding nodulation protein NfeD: MKHRRLIVQAGCLTVLLCGIARADVHVVNFDDIVHPASAQLVERAIRVAEQAQSRALIITLRTPGGLVSAMREIVERILAARVPVVVYVSPSGANAASAGFFILIAADVAAMAPGTNTGAAHPVAIGMEQDRTMYEKAENDAAAYIRSLAEKRGRNIELAEAAVRTSRSYTETEALREGLIDLVARDLSDLLAQLDGRTIRRLSGETVTLRTKGESVVRIEPTLRERVLSFLANPNIAFVLGAIGLLMIYFELNNPGAIIPAVVGTIALVLALYGFHLLPISLTGVLLLIIAIALFIAEAKIQSFGVLGLGGVVSMIIGALMLVDAPDPAIQIHRSIAIAIAVPTAVAMIVILRLAMKAREQKVVTGDLGMVGLIGTAETELNPEGQVFVRGELWSAIASSRIAKGERVRVVGIDGLKLRVEAMQPLEPPRQTSILDVARNEERT; this comes from the coding sequence ATGAAGCATAGGCGGTTGATCGTACAAGCTGGATGTCTCACCGTGCTCCTCTGCGGCATCGCGCGGGCGGATGTCCATGTCGTGAACTTCGACGACATCGTGCATCCGGCGAGCGCGCAATTGGTCGAGCGGGCGATTCGCGTGGCCGAGCAAGCGCAATCGCGCGCGCTCATCATCACGTTGCGCACACCGGGGGGGCTCGTCTCGGCCATGCGGGAGATCGTCGAGCGCATCCTCGCTGCCCGTGTGCCCGTGGTCGTCTACGTCTCGCCGAGCGGAGCTAATGCGGCCTCCGCCGGCTTCTTCATCCTCATCGCTGCCGATGTCGCGGCCATGGCGCCGGGAACGAACACGGGAGCCGCGCATCCAGTGGCCATCGGGATGGAGCAGGATCGCACGATGTATGAGAAGGCAGAGAACGATGCGGCGGCCTACATTCGCTCGCTCGCCGAGAAGCGAGGGCGCAATATCGAGCTGGCTGAAGCGGCCGTGCGCACGAGCCGTTCCTATACGGAGACGGAGGCGTTGCGCGAGGGATTGATCGATCTCGTCGCGCGCGATCTCTCGGATCTGCTCGCGCAATTGGATGGGCGGACGATCCGTCGGTTGAGCGGAGAGACCGTCACGTTGCGCACGAAAGGGGAATCGGTAGTGCGCATCGAACCCACCCTGCGCGAGCGGGTGCTCAGCTTCCTGGCGAATCCGAACATCGCCTTCGTGCTGGGCGCCATCGGCCTGCTCATGATCTACTTCGAATTGAACAATCCGGGAGCGATCATCCCGGCCGTCGTCGGCACGATCGCTCTCGTGCTCGCCCTCTACGGGTTCCATCTGCTGCCGATCAGCTTGACCGGCGTGCTGCTGCTCATCATCGCCATCGCGCTCTTCATCGCCGAGGCGAAGATCCAGAGCTTCGGTGTGCTCGGGCTCGGGGGCGTCGTCTCGATGATCATCGGGGCGCTGATGCTCGTGGATGCACCAGATCCGGCGATCCAGATCCACCGTTCGATCGCCATCGCGATCGCCGTTCCGACTGCTGTGGCGATGATCGTGATCCTGCGCTTGGCCATGAAGGCGCGGGAGCAAAAGGTCGTCACTGGCGATCTCGGCATGGTGGGGTTGATCGGGACGGCGGAGACGGAGCTGAATCCCGAGGGGCAGGTCTTTGTGCGCGGCGAGTTGTGGAGCGCTATTGCCTCTTCCCGGATCGCCAAGGGCGAACGCGTGCGCGTCGTGGGGATCGATGGCTTGAAGTTGCGCGTCGAAGCCATGCAACCTCTGGAGCCGCCACGCCAGACCTCCATCCTGGACGTGGCCCGAAATGAGGAGCGCACCTGA
- a CDS encoding slipin family protein — translation MPELFTGSTIAVVILLLWVLSWIKVINEYERGVVFTFGRLRPEPKPPGIRLVIGPFQRMVRVSLRTVAMDVPPQDVITRDNVSVKVNAVVYFRVIDANKAIVEVENYLYATSQLAQTTLRSVCGEVELDDLLSKREELNARLQRILDKHTDPWGIKVSMVEIKAVDLPQEMIRAISKQAEAEREKRAKIIHAEGEYLAAQQLTDAARKLAQEPLSIQLRYLQTLTEIGAEKNSTVVFPLPLELLSVLAPRQARAEVTDRS, via the coding sequence ATGCCGGAACTCTTCACGGGATCCACGATCGCGGTGGTCATCCTGCTGCTTTGGGTGTTGAGCTGGATCAAGGTCATCAATGAGTACGAACGCGGCGTCGTCTTCACCTTCGGGCGATTGCGACCTGAGCCGAAACCCCCGGGCATTCGCCTGGTGATCGGCCCCTTCCAACGCATGGTGCGCGTGAGCTTGCGCACCGTCGCGATGGACGTACCCCCGCAGGACGTCATCACGCGCGATAACGTCTCGGTGAAGGTGAATGCCGTCGTCTACTTCCGCGTCATTGATGCGAATAAGGCCATCGTCGAGGTCGAGAATTATCTCTACGCCACCTCGCAGCTCGCGCAAACGACCTTGCGCTCGGTCTGCGGCGAAGTCGAATTAGACGATCTTCTCAGCAAGCGCGAGGAGCTGAACGCCCGCTTGCAGCGCATCCTCGACAAGCACACCGACCCGTGGGGAATCAAAGTGAGCATGGTCGAGATCAAGGCCGTGGATCTGCCGCAGGAGATGATTCGAGCGATCTCTAAGCAGGCGGAGGCCGAACGCGAGAAGCGCGCCAAGATCATTCATGCTGAGGGCGAATATCTGGCCGCGCAGCAATTGACCGATGCCGCGCGGAAGCTCGCCCAGGAGCCGCTCTCCATCCAACTGCGGTACCTGCAGACGCTCACTGAGATCGGTGCGGAGAAGAATTCAACCGTCGTCTTCCCGTTACCCCTCGAGTTGCTCTCCGTCCTTGCTCCGCGACAAGCTCGAGCGGAGGTGACGGATCGGTCTTGA
- a CDS encoding SPOR domain-containing protein, translated as MHDDIRARSRRAIVLFIGSVTLAFAMFTTGLLIGRWVRVPESAATIHEEKSPSGSRSEEVAASASPDEPASYLIQAGRFSSASEAERFAAHLKERGFDQAFTRPRSTPDGESVVEVVLGPFEDTEAAARTLRELRNYGVSDVRLIPNR; from the coding sequence ATGCACGATGACATTCGAGCGAGAAGCCGACGTGCGATTGTGCTCTTCATTGGCTCTGTGACGTTGGCTTTTGCCATGTTCACCACGGGCTTGCTCATCGGGCGATGGGTGCGAGTCCCCGAATCAGCGGCGACGATTCATGAGGAGAAATCGCCGAGCGGGAGCCGATCGGAAGAGGTGGCGGCATCCGCGTCGCCGGACGAACCCGCGTCGTATCTGATCCAAGCGGGACGTTTCTCTTCCGCTTCGGAGGCCGAGCGTTTCGCCGCCCATTTGAAAGAACGGGGCTTCGATCAGGCATTCACTCGCCCGCGTTCGACGCCCGACGGTGAGTCGGTTGTGGAGGTCGTTCTGGGGCCTTTCGAGGACACTGAGGCCGCTGCTCGCACGCTGCGCGAGCTGAGGAACTATGGCGTGTCCGACGTGCGCTTGATCCCCAACCGATGA